CTCTATCTTTGAAGACAATCATGGCACCCACATCTTTGCAAATAACGACCTTGATTTGATGACCAAATTGACAGAATTAGTAGAACATGGTTTCACTCACTGGAAGCTAGAGGGGCTCTACACACCTGGTCAGAATTTTGTAGAAATTGCTAAACTCTTTATTCAAGCGCGTGGCTTAATCCAAGAGGGCAACTTTAGCCATGACCAAGCTTTCTTGTTAGATGAGGAAGTGCGCAAGTTACACCCTAAAAACCGTTTTCTCGATACAGGATTCTATGATTACGATCCAGATATGGTTAAATAGGACACCAAAACCCGAAATAAAAATGTTCGGGTTTTTCCAGTGTATCCATGAAATAAAAACGGATACATGTTATAATAAAAATAGCTCTTTAATGGAGGTGTTTAAGTGGAGAATCTGAAAAAGATGGCAGGTATCAAGGCTGCTGAGTTTGTCAAGGATGGCATGGTAGTCGGACTTGGAACGGGCTCTACTGCCTACTATTTCGTAGAGGAAGTAGGTCGTCGGATCAAGGAAGAAGGTTTGCAGATTACTGCTGTGACAACTTCCAGTGTGACTAGTAAACAGGCTGAAGGACTTAACATCCCGCTCAAGTCGATTGATCAAGTGGATTTTGTTGATGTGACGGTTGACGGGGCGGATGAAGTAGATAGCCAGTTTAACGGAATCAAAGGCGGAGGTGGTGCCCTTCTGATGGAGAAGGTTGTAGCGACACCATCAAAAGAATACATTTGGGTGGTGGATGAAAGCAAACTGGTAGAGAAACTAGGTGCTTTTAAATTGCCTGTGGAAGTAGTTCAGTATGGTGCAGAACAGGTCTTTCGTCGGTTTGAGCGAGCTGGCTATAAACCAAGTTTCCGTGAAAAAGACGGCCAACGTTTTGTGACCGATATGCAGAACTTTATCATTGACCTAGCTTTGGATGTCATTGAAGATCCAATTGCCTTCGGGCAAGAATTGGACCATGTCGTTGGTGTCGTAGAGCACGGCTTGTTTAACCAAATGGTGGATAAGGTCATCGTAGCGGGACGAGATGGGGTTCAGATTTTAACTTCAACAAAAGCAAACTAATCAACATAATAAGGAGATACACTATGTCAAAATTTAATCGTATTCACTTGGTGGTACTGGATTCTGTGGGAATCGGTGCTGCGCCGGATGCCAATAACTTTGTCAATGCAGGAGTTCCAGATGGAGCTTCTGACACACTGGGACACATTTCAAAAACAGTTGGTTTGAATGTGCCAAACATGGCTAAAATCGGTCTAGGAAATATTCCACGTGAAACTCCTCTTAAGACTGTACCAGCTGAAAGCAATCCAACAGGGTATGCAACAAAATTGGAAGAAGTTTCCCTTGGTAAGGATACCATGACTGGTCACTGGGAAATCATGGGACTCAACATTACCGAGCCTTTCGATACTTTCTGGAACGGATTCCCAGAAGAAATCCTGACAAAAATCGAAGAATTTTCAGGACGTAAGGTCATTCGTGAAGCCAACAAACCTTACTCAGGTACGGCTGTTATCGATGATTTCGGACCACGTCAAATGGAAACTGGAGAGTTGATTATCTATACTTCAGCTGACCCTGTTTTGCAAATTGCTGCCCACGAAGACATCATTCCTTTAGATGAATTGTACCGTATCTGTGAATACGCGCGTTCGATTACTTTAGAGCGTCCAGCTCTTCTCGGACGTATTATCGCTCGTCCTTATGTTGGTGAGCCTGGAAACTTCACTCGTACGGCTAACCGTCGTGACTTGGCTGTATCTCCATTTGCTCCAACAGTGTTGGACAAATTGAATGAAGCTGGTATTGATACATATGCGGTTGGTAAGATTAACGACATCTTCAACGGTGCTGGTATCAACCATGACATGGGTCACAACAAGTCAAACAGCCACGGAATTGATACACTTTTGAAGACAATGGGACTTGCTGAGTTTGAAAAAGGATTCTCTTTCACAAACTTGGTGGACTTTGATGCCCTTTATGGACACCGCCGCAATGCTCATGGCTACCGTGATTGCTTGCATGAGTTTGATGAACGCTTGCCTGAAATTATCGCTGCCATGAGAGAAAATGATCTTCTCTTGATTACTGCGGACCACGGAAATGACCCAACCTATGCTGGAACTGACCACACTCGTGAATATATTCCACTTTTAGCATACAGCCCTAGCTTTAAGGGAAATGGTGTCATTCCAGTTGGGCATTTTGCAGATATCTCAGCAACAGTTGCGGATAACTTTGGTGTGGAAACTGCCATGATTGGGGAAAGTTTCTTAGATAAATTGGTATAAGATGAAACGCTATTCTTTACTGGTAAGGGGCATTAATGTCGGTGGCAAGAATAAGGTTGTCATGGCGCAACTTCGTCAAGAACTGACAGAGTTGGGAGTGGAAAAAGTTGATACCTACATCAACAGTGGCAATATTTTCTTTACTTCGACAGATTCCAAAGCCCAATTGGTTGAAAAGTTAGAGGATTTCTTTGCAGTCCATTATCCATTTATTCAGAGCTTTTCCTTGCTGAGTCAAGAGGATTTTGAAACGGAACTTGAAAATCTACCTGAATGGTGGACCAAAGATTTGGCACGAAAGGACGTCCTCTTTTACACGGAGGGCTTGGATGTTGCTCAAGTCATTGAGACAGTTGAAAGTTTGGAACTGAAAGATGAAGTGGTTCATTTTGGAAAACATGGGATTTTCTGGGGGAAATTCTCTGAAAAATCCTACTATGCAACTGCCTATCACAAGCACTTGCTCAAGATGCCTTTTTATCGCAATATCACCATTCGCAATGCAAAAACCTTTGACAAAATCGGTCAAATGTTAACAAATAATAAAGGAGACACACAATGACATTTTTAGATAAAATCAAGGAAACAGCTGCTTTCCTGAAAGACAAGGGAATCCAAGCGCCTGAGTTCGGTCTAATCCTTGGATCAGGACTTGGAGAATTGGCAGAAGAAATCGAAAATCCAATTGTAGTAGACTATGCAGATATCCCAAACTGGGGCCGCTCTACAGTAGTTGGGCACGCTGGTAAATTGGTATATGGTGAACTTGCAGGGCGTCAGGTCTTGGCTCTTCAAGGTCGTTTCCATTTCTATGAGGGAAATCCTCTTGAAGTCGTGACTTTCCCAGTACGTGTGATGAAAGTTCTCGGATGTGAAGGTGTCATTGTAACCAATGCAGCTGGAGGTATTGGATATGGTCCTGGTACCTTGATGGCTATCTCAGACCATATCAATATGACGGGGCAGAACCCATTGATGGGTGAAAACTTGGATGATTTTGGTCCACGTTTCCCTGATATGTCAAAAGCCTACACACCAGAATACCGTGCAACTGCCCATGAAGTGGCTAAGAAACTTGGTATCAAACTTGATGAAGGTGTCTATATCGGTGTAACCGGTCCGACTTATGAAACACCTGCAGAAATTCGTGCCTATAAGACATTGGGAGCAGATGCAGTTGGTATGTCCACTGTTCCTGAAGTTATTGTTGCAGCCCACTCTGGCTTGAAAGTTCTAGGAATTTCATGTATTACGAACCATGCTGCAGGATTCCAAGAAGAACTCAACCACGAGGAAGTTGTAGAAGTGACTGAACGTGTCAAAGGTGATTTCAAAGGCTTGCTTAAAGCGATTCTTGCTGAATTGTAATGTCATGAGAGTTCACTTTATTTTACATGAGACATTTGAGGTTCCAGGCGCATATCTAAAATGGGCTATAGAACGAGGTCATCAAATTACATCAACAAAGGTTTATGAAAAAGAACCTCTTCCTGAAACAATTGACGGGATTGATTTTCTGATTGTCATGGGTGGTCCTCAATCACCTGATGAGGATAGAGAAAACTTCCCATACTATGATCCAAAGGCTGAGCTTGCTTTTATGAAAGAAGCGATTGCAGCAGATATTTATATTGTTGGTGTCTGTCTTGGTGCGCAACTCCTGTCTGTTGCCTATGGTGCGGAGTATGAGCACAGTCCTGAGCGCGAGATCGGCGTTTATCCTGTGACATTGACGATACAAGGTCTAACAGATCCTCATGTCAGCTTGTTCGGAAAAAACATAGAAACCGGCCACTGGCACGGTGATATGCCAGGGCTGACAGATGAAGCTGTCGTCTTAGCGACCAGTCAAGGTTGTCCACGCCAAATTATTCGCTTCAGTTCAAAACATTATGCCTTTCAGGCTCATTTGGAATTTGATCCAGACGCAGTAGAATTATTGATTGCTGCGGATGGTGAGGAGAAATTAAGAGAGCAAAGTGAAAAGTTGCCTTTTGTTCAAACACCAGAAGAATTACGTGGAAACGATTATTCTGAAATGAATGCAAAACTGTATGCATTTTTAGATTCATTGGTAAACTAGGAACTACAGAAAGGCAGAGTATCTGAGTTATAGTCAAACTCGGGCTAATTGTTCTGTGAAATATTTAATTTTAAAATCAAGAAAGAAAGGATGGGTAAACCGTATTTGTTGAACTGAATACGGGCGGAGAACTGTTTAAAAAAGATAAACTGTCTAGCATCTGCGATGCGTCGTCAGTTTCCTATTTTTACTTTGTTCTCTGTCGCTATCCTAAATATATAAAAAGAAAGGTAGAGTGAAGTGTTCTGATTTGAACACGAGCGGAAAACTTTTCTAAAAACATTGAAAGGTAGGGTAGTTCGGGTTTGAATTGAACTCGGACTGTTCTCTTCTATATCATAAAAATTAAGAAAGAAAGGAATTGAACCCACACTAAAAGCAGTGGGAAAAAGACAGTTGGTCTAGCGAGCATCGCTCACTGCACCCAACTCCTATTTTCCCTTCGCTTTTTGACGGGTTTGGTATCTTAAATTATGTCTATCCATATTGCTGCTAAGCAGGGTGAAATTGCTGATAAAATTCTTCTTCCTGGGGATCCTCTTCGTGCGAAATTTATTGCGGAAAACTTCCTTGAAGATGCTGTTTGTTTTAACGAAGTGCGTAACATGTTTGGTTACACTGGTACTTACAAAGGGCACCGTGTATCGGTCATGGGAACTGGGATGGGGATGCCATCCATTTCGATTTATGCGCGTGAGTTGATTGTGGACTACGGTGTGAAGAAATTAATCCGTGTGGGAACTGCGGGTTCCTTAAACGAGGATGTCCATGTCCGTGAATTGGTCTTGGCACAAGCAGCTGCGACTAACTCAAACATCATCCGCAATGACTGGCCTCAGTACGATTTCCCACAAATCGCTAGCTTTGATTTGCTGGACAAGGCCTACCATATTGCAAAAGAACACGGTATGACAACCCACGTTGGGAATGTTTTGTCATCTGATGTCTTTTACTCAAACTACTTTGAAAAGAATATCGAGCTTGGTAAATGGGGCGTTAAGGCTGTGGAAATGGAAGCAGCGGCTCTTTACTACTTGGCGGCCCAACACCATGTTGATGCGCTAGCTATCATGACTATTTCTGATAGTTTGGTTAATCCAGAAGAAGACACAACAGCTGAAGAACGCCAAAATACCTTCACAGATATGATGAAGGTTGGTTTGGAAACTTTGATTTCAGACTAAACATCGTATTACTTCGAGATAAGGTTACTTCTAAGATTGATTCAAATACTTTAATCTCAAATACATAAGTAATGATAAAGGAAGAGTTGAAAATCAGATTGCTTGGAGCGATTGGTTTTCAACTTTTTTAGAATGTAAAATACAAGGAGAATAGGATGGATAAAATAGAACTATTACAAGACTTGATTGATAAAAGCTACAGAATAGTCTTTTTCGGAGGAGCAGGAGTGTCAACCGAGTCTAGTATCCCAGATTTTCGTAGTTCAGATGGTGTTTATAGTCATCAGTTAGGCCGTCATTTTACGGCAGAGCAACTCGTTTCTCGGACCATGTTTGAGCGCTATCCAGAAGATTTTTTTGACTTTTATAAAAAATACCTGATTTATCCAGAAGCCAAGCCTAATGCTGCTCACACTTATCTGGCTGCTTTGGAAAAGATAGGTAAGCTAAAGGCTGTTGTGACACAAAATATCGATAGTCTTCATGAAATGGCTGGCTCCCAAAAGGTTATCAAATTGCATGGGAGTGCGGACCGTAATTACTGCCTAGGTTGTCATCGTTTCTATGACTTAACTGCCTTTCTGGCCCTCAAGGGAACGATTCCTCACTGCTTGGACTGTGGCAAGGTGGTCAAGCCTGACGTGACCTTGTATGAAGAATCACTTGACATGGATGTTTTTAGTCAAGCTGCACAAGCTATTCGGCAAGCAGACTTGCTGATTATTGGTGGGACTTCCTTGGTTGTTTATCCTGCAGCTAGCCTAGTAAACTATTTTTCTGGGACAAATCTGGTCGTTATCAATAAAACCAGTATTCCACAAGACAGCCAAGCTACATTGGTCATTGAAGGCAAGATTGGGGAAGTTTTTTCGAAATTGAGACAATAAAAAAATTTTAGAAGATAGTAACAAAACCTTGTTACTTGAAAGAGGAAGATATTTCAGTTTTTGATCACTATCTCACTCATTGAGACTTGTTACAAACTAGCTGAGAAAATCAAAATACCTTCACAGATATGATGAAGGTTGGTTTGGAAACCTTAATTGCAGAGTAAAATGTAAAAGAAAATCCTGATTTCAATTGAAATCAGGATTTTTTCATAGATGCGATTTTTTCTGGGTCTGGTGTAACGCGGAGGGTCTTTTGTCCTGTGTAGGTTACAAAGCCAGGTTTGCCACCAGTTGGTTTATTGAGTTTCTTGACTTCAATCATATCCACTTGCACGAGATTTGACAAGCGACCTTTGGAGAAGTAGGCAGCTAATTCAGCCGCATCTGTCTTGACTTCGTCAGAAGGATTGAGATTTCCTGAGATGACGACGTGGCTTCCAGGGATGTCCTTGGCATGGAACCAGAGTTCTTCCTTGCGGGCCATTTTAAAGGTCAATTCCTCATTTTGCAGGTTGTTTCGTCCGACATAGATGATGGTCTTGCCATCGCTCGCCAGATACTGTTCTGGTTTTTTGCGTTTCTGAATTTTCTCGCGTTGGCGTCTTCTAATAAAGCCAGTTTGGATCAATTCTTCACGGATTTCAGCGATTTCCTCCAGCCCAGCTTGATTGAGAACAGTCTCGACACTTTCTAGATAAAGAATGGTAGCCTTGGTTTCTTCGATCAGTTCAGTCAGGTATTTGACTGCTTCTTTGAGTTTCTGGTAACGCTTAAAATAGCGTTGGGCATTCTGACTGGGAGTCAAGGCCTTATCAAGCGCAATGGTGATAGGTTGATTGGTGTAGTAGTTGTCCAAGGTAACCTGATCTTGGTCATTAGGCACTTGGTGGAGGAAGGTTGTCAACAATTCCCCTTTTTGGCGAAATTCCTCAGCATTGTCTGTTGCCAGTAATTCTTTTTCTTGTTTTTTCAGCTTATGTCGATTTTTCTGAAGTTCATTTTCAACACGTCGAATCAGTTCGCTGGCTTGCTGTTTGACACGGTCGCGTTCAGCCTTGTCCTTATAGTAGGTGTCCAGCAAGTCAGAAAGGCTGGCAAAAGGCTCTCCCACCTGATTTACAAAAGGAACTGGGCTGAAGGAAGTCTCTGTTAAGCATGGCTTGGTTTCTTGACTGAAAAAGTTTCGGAAAGTAGACAGTTTATCACTGACAAGAATGTTTTCCAATTCATTTGCCGTATCACGTCCCAGACCTTGAAAGAGACTTTGAAGATTTTTTGCAGTTAGTTCTTGGGTTTGCAGAATTTCAAAGAGTTTTCCATCCTTGACAGTAAAAGGATTGAGAGACTCGGTGCTTGGTGGAGCGAGATAGGTCGATCCGGGGAGCAAGGTGCGGTAGCTATTTTGTGAAAAGCCAACGTGTTTAATAACTTCGAGGATTCTATGGCTGCTTTTATCCACGAGGAGAATATTACTGTGTTTGCCCATGATTTCGATAATCAAGGTAGCCTGAATATGGTCCCCAATCTCATTTTTATTGGAAACTGTAATTTCCACAATACGGTCATTTTCGATTTGCTCGATCGACTCAATCAGGGCACCCTGCAAATACTTTCTCAAAACCATGATAAAAGTGGAAGGTTGGGCTGGATTTTCAAAGGTTGTTTGGGTCAGCTGGATGCGACCAAAAACGGGATGAGCAGAGAGGAGCAGGCGATGGCTTTGGCGATTGCTGCGGATTTGCAAGACCAACTCTTGTTCAAAAGGTTGATTGATTTTCTGGATGCGACCATTGACCAACTCTCTTCGCAATTCCTCAACCATATGGTGTAAAAAAAATCCGTCAAATGACATCGTTCTCTCCTTGTGATTGTATTCCATAGTATTATATCAAAAAGGTAGAATAAAATCATGGAAATGTGGTATAATAAAGCCAAGTAAAGAGAATCGAGAAGTACATGTATATTGAAATGGTAGATGAAACTGGTCAAGTTTCACAAGAAATATTGCAACAAACCCAAGAAATTTTGGAATTTGCAGCCCAAAAAATAGGAAAAGAAGACAAGGAGATGGCAGTTACTTTTGTGACCAACGAGCGTAGCCACGAACTCAACCTCGAGTACCGTGATACGGATCGTCCGACAGATGTCATCAGCCTTGAGTATAAACCAGAGTTGGACATTGCCTTTGATGAAGAAGATTTGCTTGAAAATCCTGAATTAGCAGAAATGATGTCCGAGTTTGATGCCTATATTGGGGAACTGTTCATCTCTATTGATAAAGCGCATGAGCAGGCTGAGGAATATGGCCACAGCTTTGAGCGTGAGATGGGCTTCTTGGCAGTACACGGCTTTTTACACATTAACGGCTACGATCACTACACTCCGGAAGAAGAAGCGGAGATGTTCGGTTTACAAGAAGAAATTTTGACAGCCTATGGACTCACAAGACAATAAACGAAAATGGAAAAATCGTGACCTGGTATCTAGTTTAGAATTTGCTCTTACAGGAATTCTGACTGCTTTCAAGGAAGAACGCAATATGCGAAAACATGCAGTGACGGCTCTAGTAGTCATCCTTGCAGGTTTTGTTTTTCAGGTGTCACGAATTGAATGGCTCTTTCTCCTAATGAGCATTTTCTTGGTAGTAGCCTTTGAGATTATTAACTCTGCTATTGAAAATGTGGTGGATCTAGCCAGTCACTATCACTTTTCTATGTTGGCAAAGAAAGCCAAGGACATGGCAGCAGGAGCCGTGCTAGTTGTCTCTCTTTTTGCTGCAGTGACAGGTGCACTTATCTTTCTCCCACGCATTTGGGATATACTATTTTAAACACTAAGAGGAAATTATGACATTTAAATCAGGCTTTGTAGCTATTTTGGGACGTCCCAATGTCGGGAAGTCAACCTTTTTGAATCACGTCATGGGGCAAAAGATTGCCATTATGAGTGACAAGGCGCAAACAACGCGCAATAAAATCATGGGGATTTACACCACGGATAAGGAGCAAATCGTCTTTATCGATACACCGGGGATTCACAAGCCCAAAACAGCTCTTGGAGATTTCATGGTGGAATCAGCTTACAGCACCCTTCGTGAAGTGGATACTGTTCTATTCATGGTACCAGCTGATGAGCCACGTGGTAAGGGTGACGACATGATTATCGATCGTCTCAAGGCTGCCAAGGTTCCTGTGATTCTGGTGGTCAATAAGATTGACAAGGTCCACCCAGACCAGCTTTTGGCTCAGATTGATGATTTCCGAAATCAGATGGACTTCAAGGAAATTGTTCCTATCTCAGCCCTTCAGGGAAATAACGTTTCTCGACTAATCGATATTTTGAGTGAAAATCTAGAGGAAGGTTTCCAGTATTTCCCAGCTGATCAAATCACAGATCATCCTGAGCGTTTCTTGGTTTCTGAAATGATTCGTGAGAAAGTCTTGCACCTAACTCGAGAAGAGATTCCTCACTCAGTTGCAGTGGTAGTTGACTCCATGAAGCGTGATGAAGAGACAGACAAGGTTCATATCCGTGCAACCATCATGGTCGAGCGTGATAGCCAAAAGGGCATCATCATCGGAAAAGGTGGCGCTATGCTCAAGAAAATAGGGACCATGGCCCGTCGTGATATCGAACTCATGCTAGGGGACAAGGTTTTCCTAGAAACTTGGGTCAAGGTCAAGAAAAACTGGCGAGATAAAAAGCTAGATTTGGCTGATTTTGGCTATAATGAGAAAGAATACTAAGTAGAGGTGGGCGCATGCCTGCTTCTTGTTTTTACAGAAGGAGGAGTTATGCCTGAATTACCTGAGGTTGAAACCGTTCGCCGTGGCTTAGAGAAATTAATTTTGGGAAAGAAGATTTCGAGTGTAGAGATTACTTATCCTAAGATGATCAAGACAGATTTGGACGAGTTTCAAAAGGAAGTGTCTGGCCAAGTAATTGAGTCTATGGGACGCCGTGGCAAGTATCTGCTTTTCTACCTGACAGATAAGGTCTTGATTTCCCATCTGCGAATGGAAGGCAAGTATTTTTATTATCCAGACCAGGTTCCTGAACGCAAGCATGCCCATGTTTTCATTCGGTTTGAAGATGGAGGAACGCTTGTTTATGAGGATGTACGCAAGTTTGGTACCATGGAACTATTGGTGCATGAACTTTTGGATGCCTACTTTGTTTCTAAAAAATTAGGACCTGAGCCAAGAGATCAGGACTTTGATTTGCAGTCCTTCCAAGCTGCCCTAGCCAAATCTAAAAAGCCTATCAAATCCCACCTCCTAGACCAAACCTTGGTAGCTGGCCTTGGCAATATCTATGTGGATGAGGTCCTCTGGCGAGCACAGGTCCATCCAGCAAGACCTTCGCAGACTTTGACGGCAGAAGAAGCGTTAGCCATCCATGACCAGACCATTGCTGTTTTGGGACAGGCAGTCGAAAAGGGCGGTTCCACCATTCGGACCTATACCAATGCCTTTGGGGAAGACGGAACCATGCAGGACTTCCATCAGGTCTATGATAAGACTGGACAAGCATGTTCGCGCTGTGGGACAGTGATTGAGAAATTCCAACTCGGTGGACGAGGAACTCATTTTTGTCCTCAGTGTCAAAGGAGGGACTGATGGGGAAAATCATTGGAATCACAGGAGGAATTGCTTCTGGTAAGTCAACTGTGACAAATTTCCTAAGAGAGAAAGGCTTTCAAGTGGTCGATGCTGACTCAGTCGTCCACCAGCTACAAAAACCTGGTGGTCGTCTTTATCAGCTCTTAGTTCACCACTTTGGGCAGGAAATCATCCTTGAAAATGGAGAACTCAATCGCCCTCTCCTGGCTAATCTCATCTTCTCAAATCCTGAGGAGCGAGAATGGTCTAAACAAACCCAAGGAGAGATTATTCGTGAGGAATTGGCTGCACTGAGAGACCAGTTGGCTCAGACAGAAGCGATTTTTTTCATGGATATTCCCCTACTTTTTGAACAGGACTACAGTGCTTGGTTTGATGAAACTTGGCTGGTCTATGTGGACCGAGATGTTCAGGTGGAACGTTTCATGAAACGAAATCAACTTTCTAAGGAAGTAGCAGAGTCGCGTTTGGCCGCCCAATGGTCTTTAGAGAAAAAGAAAGATTTGGCCAGTCATGTTCTAGACAACAATGGCAGTCGTGATCAGCTTGTGACTCAAGTAGTGAAGTTACTTGAAGGAGGCGATAGCTGTGCAAGAGATTAGTTGGAAAGAGAATCTTCGTGTCGCCTGGTTCGGTAGTTTTCTAACGGGCGCCAGCATTTCCTTGGTCGTTCCTTTCATGCCTATCTTTGTAGAACAGTTGGGAATTGAAGGGGACCAAGTTGCTTTTTATGCTGGATTAGCCATCTCAGTTTCGGCTGTTTCAGCAGCTCTAGTTTCTCCTATCTGGGGTATTCTTGCTGACAAATATGGTCGAAAACCCATGATGATTCGAGCAGGTCTTGCCATGACCATCACTATGGGAGGTTTGGCCTTCGTGCCAAATATCTATTGGCTACTCTTTCTGCGCTTGCTCAATGGTGTATTTACTGGTTTTGTCCCCAATGCAACGGCCTTGATTGCTAGTCAGGTACCTAAAGATAAGTCTGGAGCGGCTCTAGGGACTCTATCTACAGGTGTAGTTGCGGGAACACTGACGGGCCCCTTTGTTGGAGGCTTTATTGCTGAAATTTTTGGCATTCGTAATGTTTTTTTATTGGTAGGCGCTTTCTTATTTTTAGCTGCAATCCTAACCATTTTCTTTATCAAGGAAGATTTTCAGCCAGTGGCTAAGGAGAAGGCTATCCCAACGAAAGAAGTATTTTCTGCTTTCAAGTATCCTAGGCTCTTAGTAAACCTATTTTTGACGAGCTTTGTCATTCAATTTTCAGCTCAATCAATTGGCCCCATTCTAGCTCTCTATGTGCGGGACTTAGGGCAGACTGAGAATCTCCTCTTTGTATCAGGATTGATTGTATCCAGCATGGGATTTTCTAGCATGATGAGTGCTGGAATTCTAGGAAAACTTGGCGATAAGGTTGGGAATCATAGATTGTTAGTTGTGGCGCAGATTTATTCCGTCATCATTTACATACTTTGTGCTCATGCAACCAGCCCCCTTCAACTTGGCTTGTATCGTTTTCTCTTTGGTTTGGGAACGGGAGCTCTCATACCGGGGGTTAATGCCCTTCTTAGCAAATTGACTCCAAAATCAGGTATTTCAAGGATTTTCGCCTTCAACCAAGTCTTTTTTTACCTCGGTGGAGTGATTGGACCTATGGCGGGATCCGCAGTTGCAGGATATTTGGGCTACCATGCTGTCTTTTATGCGACAGCAGCCTGTGTGGCTTTCAGTTGTTTATGTAACTTAGTGCAATTTAGATCATTATTAAAAGTAAAGGAAATCTAGTGCGAGTAAAAATCAATCTCAAGTGCTCCTCTTGTGGCAGCATGAATTATCTAACCAGTAAGAACTCCAAAACCCATCCAGACAAGATTGAGGTGTTAAAATATTGTCCAAAGGAAAGAAAAGTAACTTTACATCTTGAATCTAAGTAGAATTTATGGTAAAATAATAGGGATTTTAAGGAGTTTGATATGTATAACCTATTATTAACCATTTTATTAGTATTATCTGTTGTGATTGTGATTGCGATTTTCATGCAACCAACTAAGAACCAATCCAGCAATGTATTTGATGCCAGCTCAGGTGATTTGTTTGAACGTAGTAAAGCGCGTGGTTTTGAAGCTGTGATGCAACGTTTGACAGGTATTTTAGTCTTTTTCTGGCTAGCCATTGCCTTAGCATTGACGGTATTATCAAGTAGATAAGAAATGGGCGAGACTAGGTCTTAGCCTATTTTTATTTTTAACGACACTTACAAAGTTATCAATCAAAAAAATATAAAAATCTAGAAAGAAAACATGAAAGATAAAATTAAAGAATATTTGCAAGAGAAGGGGCGAGTGACGGTAAATGACCTGGCTCAGGCTCTCGGAAAGGATGGGTCCAAGGATTTCCGTGAGTTGATTAAAACCCTGTCTCTGATGGAAAGAAAGCACCAGATTCGTTTTGAAGATGATGGTAGTTTATGTCTGGACCAAAAGAAGAAACA
The sequence above is a segment of the Streptococcus oralis ATCC 35037 genome. Coding sequences within it:
- the rpiA gene encoding ribose-5-phosphate isomerase RpiA, with the protein product MENLKKMAGIKAAEFVKDGMVVGLGTGSTAYYFVEEVGRRIKEEGLQITAVTTSSVTSKQAEGLNIPLKSIDQVDFVDVTVDGADEVDSQFNGIKGGGGALLMEKVVATPSKEYIWVVDESKLVEKLGAFKLPVEVVQYGAEQVFRRFERAGYKPSFREKDGQRFVTDMQNFIIDLALDVIEDPIAFGQELDHVVGVVEHGLFNQMVDKVIVAGRDGVQILTSTKAN
- a CDS encoding phosphopentomutase, with the protein product MSKFNRIHLVVLDSVGIGAAPDANNFVNAGVPDGASDTLGHISKTVGLNVPNMAKIGLGNIPRETPLKTVPAESNPTGYATKLEEVSLGKDTMTGHWEIMGLNITEPFDTFWNGFPEEILTKIEEFSGRKVIREANKPYSGTAVIDDFGPRQMETGELIIYTSADPVLQIAAHEDIIPLDELYRICEYARSITLERPALLGRIIARPYVGEPGNFTRTANRRDLAVSPFAPTVLDKLNEAGIDTYAVGKINDIFNGAGINHDMGHNKSNSHGIDTLLKTMGLAEFEKGFSFTNLVDFDALYGHRRNAHGYRDCLHEFDERLPEIIAAMRENDLLLITADHGNDPTYAGTDHTREYIPLLAYSPSFKGNGVIPVGHFADISATVADNFGVETAMIGESFLDKLV
- a CDS encoding DUF1697 domain-containing protein encodes the protein MKRYSLLVRGINVGGKNKVVMAQLRQELTELGVEKVDTYINSGNIFFTSTDSKAQLVEKLEDFFAVHYPFIQSFSLLSQEDFETELENLPEWWTKDLARKDVLFYTEGLDVAQVIETVESLELKDEVVHFGKHGIFWGKFSEKSYYATAYHKHLLKMPFYRNITIRNAKTFDKIGQMLTNNKGDTQ
- a CDS encoding purine-nucleoside phosphorylase encodes the protein MTFLDKIKETAAFLKDKGIQAPEFGLILGSGLGELAEEIENPIVVDYADIPNWGRSTVVGHAGKLVYGELAGRQVLALQGRFHFYEGNPLEVVTFPVRVMKVLGCEGVIVTNAAGGIGYGPGTLMAISDHINMTGQNPLMGENLDDFGPRFPDMSKAYTPEYRATAHEVAKKLGIKLDEGVYIGVTGPTYETPAEIRAYKTLGADAVGMSTVPEVIVAAHSGLKVLGISCITNHAAGFQEELNHEEVVEVTERVKGDFKGLLKAILAEL
- a CDS encoding GMP synthase; protein product: MRVHFILHETFEVPGAYLKWAIERGHQITSTKVYEKEPLPETIDGIDFLIVMGGPQSPDEDRENFPYYDPKAELAFMKEAIAADIYIVGVCLGAQLLSVAYGAEYEHSPEREIGVYPVTLTIQGLTDPHVSLFGKNIETGHWHGDMPGLTDEAVVLATSQGCPRQIIRFSSKHYAFQAHLEFDPDAVELLIAADGEEKLREQSEKLPFVQTPEELRGNDYSEMNAKLYAFLDSLVN
- the deoD gene encoding purine-nucleoside phosphorylase, translating into MSIHIAAKQGEIADKILLPGDPLRAKFIAENFLEDAVCFNEVRNMFGYTGTYKGHRVSVMGTGMGMPSISIYARELIVDYGVKKLIRVGTAGSLNEDVHVRELVLAQAAATNSNIIRNDWPQYDFPQIASFDLLDKAYHIAKEHGMTTHVGNVLSSDVFYSNYFEKNIELGKWGVKAVEMEAAALYYLAAQHHVDALAIMTISDSLVNPEEDTTAEERQNTFTDMMKVGLETLISD
- a CDS encoding NAD-dependent protein deacylase; its protein translation is MDKIELLQDLIDKSYRIVFFGGAGVSTESSIPDFRSSDGVYSHQLGRHFTAEQLVSRTMFERYPEDFFDFYKKYLIYPEAKPNAAHTYLAALEKIGKLKAVVTQNIDSLHEMAGSQKVIKLHGSADRNYCLGCHRFYDLTAFLALKGTIPHCLDCGKVVKPDVTLYEESLDMDVFSQAAQAIRQADLLIIGGTSLVVYPAASLVNYFSGTNLVVINKTSIPQDSQATLVIEGKIGEVFSKLRQ